The sequence CCGACCCCGCCACGGAGCCGACCGAGACCGAGCCCAGGGGCCCGGCAGGCGCGGATACGCCGCTGGTTGCCGGGCCTGCTGCTGCTCTCCCCGTCGCTGATCGTGCTGGCCGTCTTCGTCTACGGGCTGATCGGCTGGACCGTGAAGCTGTCGCTGTCCGACGAGCACGACGCCCTGGGCAACAAGGGCTTCGTGGGGTTGTCGAACTTCGTCGACCTCTTCACCGAGGACATCAACGACCGGTTCATCCACTCCCTGAAGAACCTGCTGATCTTCACCGTCGTGTTCATGGTCGGCACCCTGCTCATGGGCGTGCTGTGGGCGTTCCTGCTCGAGCGAGGCGTACGTGGGGAAGGTTTCTTCCGCGCCGTGTACCTGTTTCCGATGGCGGTGTCGTTCGTCGCGTCCGGCGTGGTGTGGCGCTGGCTGATGAACTCCGGCACGGGCGACCAGGCCGGTGGCCTCAACCGGATCTTCCACGACCTGCACCTGGGCTTCCTCGAGAACCCGTGGTGGACCGACCCCGACTGGGGCATGGCAGCCATGGCGCTGCCGGCGATCTGGCAGCTGTCGGGCTACATGATGGCGCTGTTCCTGTCCGGGTTCCGCGGCATCCCGGCCGACCTGCGTGAGGCGGCGGCGATGGACGGAGCGAGCACCTACCAGCTGTACCGGCACGTGATCTTCCCGCAGCTGACGCCGACCGCCCTCTCGGCCATGATCATTCTCGGCCACATGTCGATGAAGATGTTCGACCTCATCATGTCGGTCTCGGGCGCCCAGTGGATCACCGAGGTCCCCGCGGTCTACGTCTGGCAGGCACTGCTCACCAGCGACTACGCGAAGGCCGCCGCGATCTCGACCATCCTGCTGCTGCTCATCGCCGTGGTGATCGTGCCCTACCTCATCTACAACAACCGGGTGGAGCGTCGTTCATGAGCGCCAGCACCGTCACGCCCGCGCCAGCGGCGTCGATCAACAAGAAGCCGCGGGCCCGCAGGCCACGCGGCGGGATCAACCGACGCTCGCCGCTGGGCCGCGCCGTGACGTACGCGCTCCTGGTCGTCTTCCTGATCATCGTGGCGATGCCCGCCTATGTACTTCTCGTCACCAGCCTCAAGTCGGGGCGGGAGATCGGCGTCAACGGCCAGTGGAACCTGCCGACGGAGTGGACGTTCGCGTCCTGGGAGAAGGCCTGGACCGCGCTGCGGCCGTCGTTCATCCGCACCTTCGAGCTGGCGATCCCGGTGGCGCTCATCTCCTCGGCGCTCGGCGCGGCCAACGGCTTCGTCCTGTCGCGGTGGCGGTTCCCGGGCGCCGACGTGGTGTTCACGCTCATCCTGTTCGGCATGTTCATCCCCTACCAGGCGGTCATGATCCCGCTGCGGCAGATCGTGCAGGAGATCGGACTGCCCCCGGGCATTCCGACGCTGGTGTTCGTCCACTGCGTGTACGGCATCCCGATCTGCACCCTGATCTTCCGCAACTACTACGCCACCACCGTGCCGGTCGAGCTCATCGAGGCGAGCCGGGTCGACGGGGCCGGGATGCTGCGTACGCTCGCTTCGGTGATCCTGCCGCTGTCGGCGCCCGGCTTCGTGGTGACGATCATCTGGCAGTTCACCTCAGCCTGGAACGACTACCTGTTCGCCATCTTCATGTCGAACACCCGCAACGGACCCATCACCATCGCGCTGAACGCGCTGGCCGGAGCCCAGTCCCCGGACTACGCGGCCTCGATGGCGGGCGCGCTCATCACGTCACTGCCGACCCTGCTCGTGTACATCGTGCTGGGCCGCTGGTTCATCGGTGGGCTGATGGCGGGCTCGGTCAAGAGCTGAGCAGACGTCAATGCGCCGCGCCTCGGGTCTGCCCCGGGTCTGGTTGACTCGCGGGGTTGCGCGGCCAGGCAGAGTGCGCATCTTCGTCCGGCCGTAAACTCGATCACAGCAGTTGACGGTCCCGGAGGTGACCGATGAGCGAGACCCCGACCAGAACGGAGGCCGCCACTCCGGCGCGGGCGCGGATGACGGCCGACCGCGTGCGGCGCTGGCAGTTCCACATCCCGTCGTCTACCGGCCGGGGCTACGACTCGGGGAGGTCGAGCGCTTCCGCATTCGGGTCGCCGACGAGCTTGACCTGCTTGCTACCGAGGTCGCGGGGTTGCGGGCTGAGAACGTGCGGCTCGCCGGCCAGCTTGAGATGCACCGCCACGGGAAGATCCCGAGTGTCGACGGGGTCGCGGAGCTGCCCACAGCCAACGAGGTCAATTTGCTGTCCGAGGCTCAACGGGAAGCCGAGCGGATCATGGCCCAAGCCCACGAGTACGCGCATCGCGTCGCCGAGTACGCCCGTGCGCAGTACGACAGCTCCGTACAAGCGGCGGGCGACGCCGCTACGCAGGAGGCGCGGCGGGCGATGCACAACGACCGCCGGAGCGCTGGGAACGAGGGCGACGACGTAGCGCGGAAGGCGGTGCAGGTCGCCGGCGAGGCGATGATCTCGCAGATCCGGGCGGTGGCCCGGCACCTTGACGACGGTAGGCAACAACTTGGCCGGGCGCTCGAGCGCCTCGCCGCCGAGCCAACGAATGCTGAGGGGACCGTGGGAGGACCTGGGCCCGCTGCTCCGCTTCGCACCGGCGCTGCCGGCGCCTCCGGCTCTACCCGCGTGCGGGTTGCCTCGGTAGACGAGCCGACCGTAGCGATGGCGACGATCAACACGGCTGGGGCCAAGTGCCCCTCACCGTAACTTTGTCGGGAGTCGGGTGGCGGCCCTCGGGGCGTCCGGCCGCATGAATAAGCCGCCCTGGAGGGTTGAAGCCCGGCTCCGGCGGGGGTGGCTCGGATCAACAGGTTATGGTCGGCGGCATGATTCTTCGCCACGTGACCATCGACTGTGCCGAGCCGTACGAGCTGGCGAGGTTCTGGAGCGAGGTGACCGGGTGGGCGGTATCCGATGAGGATGCGCCGGGTGACGCCGAAGTGCTCGTCGAGGCACCCTCGCCCGTACCTGGCCTCCTGTTCATCCGGGTGCCTGAGGGTAAGACGGTGAAGAACCGGATTCACTTCGACTGGATGCCGACCGAGCGGACCCGCGACGAGGAGGTGGAGCGCATCATCGCCCTCGGCGCGAAGGTGTACGAGGATCACCGCACCGCTGATGGGCGCGGCTGGGTCACGTTGGTCGACCCTGAGGGCAACGAATTCTGCGTTGAGCGCGGTGAGGCCGAGCGCGGCAACTAGCGGGCGGGGCCGGACAGGGCGGGCCACTCGCGATACGTCCGGCCCGGCTAATTGCCTTGTTGCCCTGCTGGCCCGTGTCTACTGTGAGGTGATGCTCTCGCGACTGCTGACGGTGACCTTCGATGCGCACAACGCGGCTGGCCTGGCGCAGTTCTGGGCCGGCATGCTCGGCCGGGAGGTCGTCGAGGACGCGGGTGGTGCGCTCCTGCCTGGCGAGGACGGCCAGCTCAGCCTCCGGTTCGTCCCGAGCCGGGCGGAGCAGGCGGGGCCGTACCGCCGCATGCACTTTCACCTGACCAGCGCCAGCCTCGCCGACCAGCAGCACATGGTGGCTGCGGCGCTGGGGCTCGGCGGCAGCCACCTCGACGTCGGGCAGCGCCCGGAGGAGGGGCATGTCGTCCTGGCTGACCCCGAGGGCAACGAGTTCTGCGTGATCGAGCCGGGTAGCGCCTTCCTCGCCGGG comes from Micromonospora viridifaciens and encodes:
- a CDS encoding cell division protein DivIVA, with protein sequence MTDERDPDQNGGRHSGAGADDGRPRAALAVPHPVVYRPGLRLGEVERFRIRVADELDLLATEVAGLRAENVRLAGQLEMHRHGKIPSVDGVAELPTANEVNLLSEAQREAERIMAQAHEYAHRVAEYARAQYDSSVQAAGDAATQEARRAMHNDRRSAGNEGDDVARKAVQVAGEAMISQIRAVARHLDDGRQQLGRALERLAAEPTNAEGTVGGPGPAAPLRTGAAGASGSTRVRVASVDEPTVAMATINTAGAKCPSP
- a CDS encoding VOC family protein; this translates as MVGGMILRHVTIDCAEPYELARFWSEVTGWAVSDEDAPGDAEVLVEAPSPVPGLLFIRVPEGKTVKNRIHFDWMPTERTRDEEVERIIALGAKVYEDHRTADGRGWVTLVDPEGNEFCVERGEAERGN
- a CDS encoding carbohydrate ABC transporter permease yields the protein MSASTVTPAPAASINKKPRARRPRGGINRRSPLGRAVTYALLVVFLIIVAMPAYVLLVTSLKSGREIGVNGQWNLPTEWTFASWEKAWTALRPSFIRTFELAIPVALISSALGAANGFVLSRWRFPGADVVFTLILFGMFIPYQAVMIPLRQIVQEIGLPPGIPTLVFVHCVYGIPICTLIFRNYYATTVPVELIEASRVDGAGMLRTLASVILPLSAPGFVVTIIWQFTSAWNDYLFAIFMSNTRNGPITIALNALAGAQSPDYAASMAGALITSLPTLLVYIVLGRWFIGGLMAGSVKS
- a CDS encoding VOC family protein, translated to MLSRLLTVTFDAHNAAGLAQFWAGMLGREVVEDAGGALLPGEDGQLSLRFVPSRAEQAGPYRRMHFHLTSASLADQQHMVAAALGLGGSHLDVGQRPEEGHVVLADPEGNEFCVIEPGSAFLAGCGLLGEIACDGTREVGLFWSEALGWPLVWDQDQETAIQSPHGGTKVAWGGPPVAPKKVRNRQRFDLSLAGGDQQAEVDRLVSLGATRLEVGEDGSVVLADPDGNEFCVSGN
- a CDS encoding carbohydrate ABC transporter permease, with translation MIVLAVFVYGLIGWTVKLSLSDEHDALGNKGFVGLSNFVDLFTEDINDRFIHSLKNLLIFTVVFMVGTLLMGVLWAFLLERGVRGEGFFRAVYLFPMAVSFVASGVVWRWLMNSGTGDQAGGLNRIFHDLHLGFLENPWWTDPDWGMAAMALPAIWQLSGYMMALFLSGFRGIPADLREAAAMDGASTYQLYRHVIFPQLTPTALSAMIILGHMSMKMFDLIMSVSGAQWITEVPAVYVWQALLTSDYAKAAAISTILLLLIAVVIVPYLIYNNRVERRS